In Candidatus Desulforudis audaxviator MP104C, a genomic segment contains:
- the mtnP gene encoding S-methyl-5'-thioadenosine phosphorylase produces the protein MTVRIAVIGGTGVYDPAMLGEIREDHVRTPYGEVDLQVGRFEGREVAFMARHGRWHSVPPHLVNYRANIMALKQLGVRSILATAAVGSLNLDMKPGDFVFCDQFLDFTKSRAQTFFEGGPEGVVHVDMTEPYCPELRALLEEAAAALKLTVHPGGTYAATEGPRFESPAEIRMLRHLGADLAGMTGVPEVVLAREAGICYATICMVTNFAAGISPHRLTHEEVLEAMRVNAAKIRSLIAGTVLLIDPERSCPCHEAVRGPVVGSDNNVGRSSVVSGRAGSRHQNGAVPQEEQ, from the coding sequence ATGACGGTGAGGATCGCGGTGATCGGCGGAACCGGGGTGTATGACCCAGCTATGTTGGGGGAAATACGCGAAGACCACGTGCGCACTCCTTACGGGGAGGTCGACCTGCAGGTGGGCCGTTTCGAGGGGCGGGAGGTTGCCTTTATGGCCCGCCACGGGCGGTGGCACTCGGTGCCGCCGCACCTGGTCAATTACCGGGCCAACATCATGGCCCTGAAACAACTGGGTGTGCGGAGTATCCTGGCCACCGCCGCGGTCGGATCGCTCAACCTGGACATGAAGCCGGGAGACTTCGTGTTCTGCGACCAGTTCCTGGACTTCACCAAGTCCCGGGCCCAGACCTTCTTCGAAGGGGGACCGGAAGGCGTGGTGCACGTGGACATGACCGAGCCGTACTGTCCCGAGCTCCGGGCGCTGCTGGAAGAAGCTGCGGCGGCCCTGAAACTGACGGTGCACCCGGGCGGCACTTATGCGGCCACCGAAGGCCCTCGTTTTGAGAGTCCCGCCGAGATCAGGATGCTGAGACACCTCGGCGCCGACCTGGCCGGAATGACCGGAGTCCCGGAAGTGGTGCTGGCCCGGGAGGCTGGAATCTGCTACGCCACCATCTGTATGGTGACCAATTTCGCCGCCGGCATCTCGCCCCACCGGCTGACCCACGAAGAGGTGCTGGAAGCCATGCGGGTGAACGCCGCAAAGATCCGTTCCCTGATCGCCGGCACCGTGCTCCTGATCGATCCGGAACGAAGTTGTCCGTGCCACGAGGCGGTGCGGGGCCCGGTGGTTGGGTCGGACAATAATGTTGGTCGGTCGTCGGTGGTCAGTGGTCGGGCTGGCTCGCGGCATCAAAACGGTGCCGTACCGCAAGAGGAACAGTAA
- a CDS encoding KH domain-containing protein has protein sequence MKELVEILARSLVDQPGQVEVRVVENDKVVLIELRVAPEDMGKVIGKQGRIAKAIRTLVKAAANKQRKRVTMEII, from the coding sequence ATGAAAGAACTGGTGGAAATTTTGGCCCGGTCTTTGGTGGATCAGCCCGGGCAGGTTGAGGTGCGGGTCGTGGAAAATGACAAGGTGGTGCTCATCGAACTGCGTGTTGCACCTGAGGATATGGGCAAGGTGATCGGGAAGCAGGGGCGGATCGCCAAGGCGATACGCACTCTGGTGAAAGCGGCGGCGAACAAGCAGCGCAAACGGGTGACCATGGAAATCATCTAG
- a CDS encoding aspartate aminotransferase family protein: MSLISLEEALQMRTAEVRDKYKTYLSTPYAAIQILTNADRQYVRAEGTRLWDLDGHEYLDFVSGYGSVNLGHNHPRMIEAVRRVEEMPKLVQVSLQQLPAALAHNLAQVAPGNLKRCFFCNSGAEAVEGALKIARAATGRPGFISCEGGFHGKTLGALSVSGRAKYRTPFEPLLSGCTLVPYGDLDALESALKAGRAAAFIVEPIQGEGGVISPPPGYLAQARRLCAQHHTLFIADEIQTGFGRTGALFACADEGVEPDILCLSKALGGGMVPVGAYLTTEEIWKKAYGTYDTSLLHTSTFGGYWSNTLACALAITALQITLDEDLPARARENGAYFLDGLRRLKGAYPLLKDVRGRGLMVGIELADEGKGLLNKLSAGISEKVIGDAGQVSSLVSVELLNSYRVLSVYTLNNPAVIRLYPPLNVSREDLDYVLESLEKVLSRRKSFLGAASSRLGGLVQTYNRNRR, from the coding sequence ATGTCCCTGATCTCACTGGAAGAAGCGCTGCAGATGCGCACCGCCGAAGTGCGGGACAAGTACAAAACCTACCTCAGCACCCCCTACGCCGCCATTCAGATTCTGACGAACGCCGACAGACAATACGTCCGGGCCGAGGGGACCCGACTGTGGGACCTGGACGGGCACGAATACCTGGATTTTGTGAGCGGCTACGGCTCGGTCAACCTGGGCCATAACCATCCCCGGATGATTGAAGCCGTCCGCCGGGTAGAGGAGATGCCCAAGCTAGTCCAGGTCTCGCTGCAGCAGCTCCCTGCGGCACTGGCTCACAACCTGGCCCAGGTCGCCCCCGGAAACTTGAAGCGCTGCTTCTTCTGCAATTCGGGCGCCGAGGCCGTCGAGGGCGCGCTGAAAATCGCCCGGGCCGCCACGGGACGCCCGGGATTCATCTCCTGTGAAGGCGGGTTTCACGGCAAGACCTTGGGGGCCCTCTCGGTGTCCGGCCGCGCAAAGTACCGGACCCCGTTCGAGCCCCTGCTATCCGGCTGCACGCTGGTACCCTACGGGGACCTGGATGCCCTTGAATCCGCCCTCAAAGCCGGCCGCGCGGCGGCTTTCATCGTCGAGCCGATCCAGGGTGAGGGCGGGGTGATCTCGCCCCCGCCGGGATATCTCGCCCAGGCCCGCCGGCTGTGTGCCCAGCACCACACCCTGTTCATTGCCGACGAGATCCAGACCGGCTTCGGACGCACGGGAGCTTTGTTCGCCTGCGCGGACGAGGGGGTTGAACCCGACATCCTCTGCCTCTCCAAAGCACTGGGCGGGGGCATGGTCCCGGTCGGTGCTTATCTCACCACGGAAGAAATCTGGAAGAAGGCTTACGGCACCTATGACACATCCCTCCTGCACACTTCCACCTTCGGTGGATACTGGAGCAACACCCTGGCCTGTGCGCTGGCGATCACCGCCCTGCAGATTACCCTGGACGAGGACCTGCCGGCCCGTGCCCGGGAAAACGGCGCCTATTTTCTCGACGGGTTAAGAAGGCTGAAGGGTGCCTATCCCCTGTTGAAGGACGTGCGGGGACGCGGGCTGATGGTGGGCATCGAACTGGCCGATGAGGGCAAGGGGCTCCTCAACAAACTGTCCGCCGGCATCTCCGAGAAAGTGATCGGCGATGCCGGGCAGGTGAGCAGCCTGGTGTCGGTCGAACTCCTGAACAGCTACCGGGTGCTCTCCGTGTACACGCTGAATAATCCCGCGGTAATCCGGCTTTACCCCCCGCTGAACGTCAGCCGGGAAGACCTGGACTACGTGCTGGAGTCGCTGGAAAAGGTACTGTCCCGGCGCAAGAGCTTTTTGGGAGCGGCCTCGTCCAGGCTGGGCGGGCTGGTGCAAACATACAACCGCAACCGACGATAG
- the ylxM gene encoding YlxM family DNA-binding protein yields MDRFAWINLLYDFYGPLLTDRQRQLLELYYEQDYSLGEIAGELSVTRQAVHDTLKRAEESLEYFERKLNLAMRYLNDRNRIGEALAVLDDLAGGREEALIRLRQLLREMREPGKPISENGVL; encoded by the coding sequence GTGGACAGATTTGCCTGGATCAACTTGCTCTACGACTTTTACGGGCCGTTGCTCACGGACCGCCAGCGGCAACTGCTGGAGCTGTACTACGAACAGGACTATTCTCTCGGCGAGATCGCCGGGGAACTTTCGGTAACCCGGCAGGCGGTGCACGACACGCTCAAACGCGCCGAGGAGTCGCTGGAATACTTCGAACGCAAACTGAACCTGGCGATGCGGTACCTGAACGACCGAAACCGGATCGGGGAAGCCTTGGCGGTACTAGACGATCTCGCTGGCGGTCGGGAAGAGGCCCTGATCCGCCTGAGACAGCTTCTGCGGGAGATGCGGGAGCCCGGGAAACCGATTTCAGAGAACGGGGTGTTATGA
- the rnc gene encoding ribonuclease III: MVPFTNLAEFQEGIGLFWRDPDLLLEALTHSSFSYEHPGHRHNQRLEFLGDAVLEIVVSEHLYRRLPDAPEGDLTKIRAAVVCEPALAHVAREMNLGTYLRMGRGEELSGGRERPSVLADALEALLGALYLDQGLEVARWFALQSLEPIISATLAGKGEADYKTRLQELLQKRSPEPLRYVIIKEEGPDHNKLFTAGVVYRGKVLGRGTGRTKKEAEQHAAREALVSFERVEQHH, encoded by the coding sequence ATGGTGCCGTTCACGAACCTGGCGGAATTCCAGGAAGGCATCGGGCTCTTCTGGCGGGATCCGGACCTTTTGCTTGAAGCGCTGACCCACAGCTCATTCAGCTACGAACACCCGGGGCACCGGCACAACCAGCGGCTGGAATTCCTGGGTGACGCGGTACTGGAAATCGTGGTCAGTGAGCACCTGTACCGGCGGCTGCCCGATGCTCCCGAAGGCGACCTGACGAAAATCCGCGCCGCCGTGGTCTGCGAACCGGCCCTGGCGCACGTGGCCCGAGAGATGAACCTGGGTACCTACTTGCGAATGGGCCGGGGGGAAGAGCTGTCGGGCGGCAGGGAGCGCCCCTCGGTACTGGCCGACGCCCTGGAGGCGCTGCTGGGGGCGCTTTATCTCGACCAGGGTTTGGAGGTCGCCCGGTGGTTTGCCCTGCAAAGCCTCGAACCCATAATTAGTGCCACGCTTGCTGGGAAGGGGGAGGCCGACTACAAGACCCGGCTGCAGGAACTCCTGCAGAAAAGGTCTCCCGAGCCGTTGCGCTATGTAATCATCAAGGAAGAGGGTCCGGACCACAACAAGTTGTTCACCGCCGGGGTGGTGTACCGGGGTAAGGTTCTAGGCCGGGGCACCGGGCGTACCAAGAAAGAGGCCGAACAGCACGCGGCCAGGGAGGCGCTAGTCAGTTTTGAGCGCGTTGAACAGCACCACTAG
- a CDS encoding YlqD family protein: MPKSIIITRPVVVKIRVTERYKTALLQQIEYSVRRLDLELQRLERPGAPQLADERQKRLEARQKLVEQAQGVRRLQPGDEVLHGRVESLVRLAVGDDWQSVMGVEVLLEDGRVVDIRTPAGGPDNE; this comes from the coding sequence GTGCCCAAAAGCATCATTATTACCCGTCCGGTGGTGGTCAAAATCAGGGTCACCGAGCGCTACAAGACGGCCCTGCTCCAGCAGATAGAGTACTCCGTGCGGCGGCTGGACCTGGAACTGCAGCGCCTGGAGCGCCCGGGAGCCCCACAGCTTGCCGATGAGCGCCAAAAAAGGCTCGAGGCGCGGCAGAAGCTGGTTGAGCAGGCGCAGGGCGTGCGCAGGCTGCAACCAGGTGACGAGGTGCTGCACGGGCGCGTCGAAAGTCTGGTCAGGCTGGCGGTTGGTGACGACTGGCAGAGCGTGATGGGGGTTGAAGTGCTTCTGGAAGACGGTCGCGTGGTGGACATCAGGACACCGGCCGGAGGTCCCGACAATGAGTGA
- the ffh gene encoding signal recognition particle protein → MAFAGLSERLQETFKKLRGKGKLTEEDVNQALREVRLALLEADVNFKVVRNFVNVVRQRATGQDVMASLTPAQQVVKIVHEELTALMGGQNARLELAPKPPTVVMLVGLQGSGKTTTVAKLANLLKKQGRRPLLVAADVYRPAAIKQLQVLGGQIDVPVFSMGEQDPVSIAGAALESTRKGGQDVVIIDTAGRLHINEELMVELERIKAGVQPHEILLVVDAMTGQDAVTVAESFHQRLVLDGVILTKLDGDTRGGAALSVRAVTGCPIKFVGIGEKLDALEPFHPNRMADRILGMGDVLTLIEKAQAAFDASQAAEIRKKLKSADFNLDDFVAQLRQFKKMGPLDQIMGMIPGMDRMTKKMKGAMQFDEKELVVAEAIINSMTPWERRNPERIDGSRRRRIARGSGTNVQDVNRLLKQFDQTRKLFKQFSDWEKGAKKGGKRKFPFKVPGT, encoded by the coding sequence ATGGCCTTCGCCGGTCTTTCCGAAAGACTACAGGAGACCTTCAAGAAACTCAGGGGCAAAGGCAAGCTCACCGAGGAGGACGTGAATCAGGCGCTGCGGGAGGTCCGGCTGGCCCTCCTGGAGGCCGACGTGAACTTCAAAGTGGTGCGCAATTTCGTCAACGTGGTGCGCCAGCGGGCCACCGGCCAGGACGTGATGGCTAGCCTGACCCCGGCGCAGCAGGTGGTCAAAATTGTGCACGAAGAGTTGACCGCGCTGATGGGAGGCCAGAATGCCCGGCTGGAGCTGGCGCCGAAGCCGCCCACGGTGGTGATGCTGGTCGGCTTGCAGGGTTCAGGCAAGACAACCACCGTCGCCAAGCTGGCCAATCTCCTCAAGAAGCAGGGCCGCCGGCCCTTGCTGGTGGCGGCCGACGTCTACCGGCCGGCCGCGATCAAGCAACTCCAGGTACTAGGCGGGCAGATCGACGTACCGGTGTTCAGCATGGGTGAACAGGACCCGGTCAGTATCGCCGGGGCGGCCCTGGAGAGCACCCGCAAGGGTGGGCAGGATGTGGTGATTATTGACACCGCCGGCCGCCTGCACATCAACGAGGAACTCATGGTTGAACTGGAGCGGATCAAGGCCGGCGTTCAGCCGCACGAGATCCTGCTGGTGGTCGATGCCATGACTGGCCAGGACGCGGTGACGGTAGCCGAATCCTTCCACCAGCGCCTGGTGCTGGACGGGGTGATCCTGACCAAGCTGGACGGCGACACCAGGGGCGGCGCGGCGCTGTCGGTGCGGGCGGTCACCGGGTGCCCGATCAAGTTCGTCGGTATCGGCGAGAAACTGGACGCGCTGGAACCTTTCCACCCGAACCGAATGGCGGATCGGATTCTTGGTATGGGTGACGTCCTGACTCTCATTGAAAAGGCGCAGGCTGCTTTTGACGCCAGTCAGGCGGCCGAGATACGCAAGAAACTCAAGAGCGCCGACTTCAACCTGGATGACTTCGTGGCACAGCTGCGGCAGTTCAAGAAGATGGGCCCGCTCGACCAGATCATGGGGATGATCCCGGGAATGGACCGGATGACGAAGAAAATGAAGGGGGCCATGCAGTTCGATGAAAAAGAACTGGTCGTGGCGGAGGCGATCATCAACTCAATGACTCCCTGGGAGCGGCGCAACCCGGAGCGGATCGACGGCAGCCGGCGGCGCCGTATCGCCCGGGGCAGCGGCACGAACGTACAGGACGTGAACCGGCTCCTCAAGCAATTCGACCAGACCAGGAAGCTGTTCAAACAGTTCAGCGACTGGGAAAAGGGTGCCAAGAAGGGCGGCAAGCGCAAATTCCCCTTTAAGGTGCCAGGCACTTAA
- the ftsY gene encoding signal recognition particle-docking protein FtsY, whose amino-acid sequence MGLFSRLKQSLTKTREVLAGKVEGLVYGRTTVDESLYEELEEILIQADVGVETSLELVARVRERMKAQKLDDPTKLKPILKDELRRIFAGGDETANLRLDGDPTVILVVGVNGTGKTTSIGKLAHLLRRDGKKVLLAAADTFRAAAIDQLEIWAHRAGVELIRHGEGADPAAVVYDAIQAARAREYDVLIIDTAGRLHTRVNLMEELKKVFRVVSRELPGAPQEVLLVLDATTGHNAVNQAKIFGEAVGVTGIVLTKLDGTAKGGIVAAIRNSQKIPVKLVGTGERIEDLSYFHAGEFVDGLLG is encoded by the coding sequence ATGGGCTTATTCAGCCGCCTGAAACAGAGCCTGACCAAGACCCGTGAGGTACTGGCCGGGAAGGTGGAGGGTCTGGTGTACGGGCGGACGACCGTAGACGAGTCCCTCTACGAGGAACTGGAAGAGATTTTGATTCAGGCCGACGTGGGGGTGGAGACTTCCCTGGAGCTTGTGGCACGGGTGCGCGAGCGGATGAAGGCGCAGAAACTCGATGACCCCACCAAGCTCAAACCGATCCTCAAGGATGAACTGCGCCGGATTTTCGCGGGCGGGGATGAAACCGCAAACCTTAGGCTGGACGGAGACCCGACGGTGATTCTGGTGGTAGGAGTCAACGGGACGGGGAAGACGACCTCGATCGGCAAGCTGGCCCACCTGCTCCGCCGGGATGGAAAGAAAGTGCTGCTGGCGGCGGCCGACACGTTCCGGGCGGCGGCGATCGACCAGTTGGAAATCTGGGCCCACAGGGCCGGGGTTGAGTTGATCAGGCACGGTGAGGGGGCCGATCCGGCGGCAGTGGTTTACGACGCCATCCAGGCCGCCCGGGCGCGTGAGTACGACGTGTTGATCATCGACACGGCCGGTCGGCTGCACACCAGGGTCAACCTGATGGAAGAACTGAAAAAAGTGTTCCGGGTGGTGAGCCGGGAACTGCCGGGTGCGCCTCAGGAAGTTTTGCTGGTTCTGGATGCGACCACCGGGCACAATGCGGTTAACCAGGCCAAAATATTCGGTGAGGCCGTCGGGGTGACCGGAATCGTGCTGACCAAACTGGACGGAACCGCCAAGGGCGGAATCGTGGCGGCGATCAGAAATTCGCAAAAGATACCAGTCAAACTGGTGGGCACCGGCGAGAGAATCGAAGACCTCTCCTATTTCCACGCCGGGGAGTTCGTAGACGGCCTGCTGGGATAA
- the mtnA gene encoding S-methyl-5-thioribose-1-phosphate isomerase, which yields MPVEALYWKDGRLYVLDQTRLPEETVYVTCSSYRDAAEAIKTMRVRGAPAIGAVGAFGLVLGALETGGDRESFLARLREIAGVLRDTRPTAVNLDWALERMLARAVETLGEPGALRAALLAEAQAIVREDIEANRRMGLFGRELIPDPARILTHCNAGALATAGYGTALGVIRAAREAGKQVKVFAGETRPFLQGARLTAWELMREGIEVVLVADNMAGYLMAREGLDLVIVGADRVAANGDVANKIGTYSLAVLARAHGIPFYVAVPLSTVDLRTAIGRDIPIEERDPAELTHFRGRRVAPQGVAVWNPAFDVTPNELITALITDAGVLKPPFGEALRRAVGSGRRE from the coding sequence ATGCCGGTTGAGGCCCTGTACTGGAAAGACGGCCGGCTGTACGTCCTCGACCAGACTAGGCTGCCGGAAGAGACGGTCTACGTCACCTGCAGCTCCTACCGTGATGCCGCCGAAGCCATCAAGACCATGCGGGTCCGGGGGGCACCCGCCATCGGTGCCGTAGGTGCTTTCGGACTGGTGTTGGGCGCACTGGAGACCGGAGGGGACCGAGAGTCCTTTCTGGCCCGCCTGCGCGAAATCGCCGGGGTACTCCGGGATACCCGGCCCACGGCGGTGAACCTGGACTGGGCCCTGGAACGCATGTTGGCCCGGGCCGTGGAGACGCTGGGGGAACCCGGGGCGCTGCGCGCCGCCTTGCTGGCGGAAGCCCAGGCCATAGTCCGGGAAGATATCGAGGCCAACCGCCGGATGGGGCTCTTCGGCCGCGAGTTGATACCGGACCCGGCCCGTATCCTGACCCACTGCAACGCGGGGGCGCTGGCCACGGCCGGGTACGGGACGGCCCTGGGGGTGATCCGGGCGGCCCGGGAGGCGGGGAAGCAGGTCAAGGTGTTTGCCGGCGAAACGCGGCCGTTTCTGCAGGGTGCACGGCTGACGGCCTGGGAACTCATGCGCGAAGGTATCGAGGTGGTGCTGGTGGCGGACAACATGGCCGGTTACCTGATGGCCCGGGAGGGGCTGGACCTGGTGATCGTGGGGGCCGACCGGGTGGCCGCCAACGGGGATGTGGCCAACAAGATCGGCACCTACAGCCTGGCGGTGCTGGCCCGGGCGCACGGCATCCCGTTCTACGTGGCGGTTCCGCTCTCGACGGTCGACCTCCGGACAGCCATTGGCCGTGACATCCCCATTGAAGAACGTGACCCCGCCGAACTGACCCACTTCCGCGGCCGCCGGGTCGCTCCGCAGGGAGTGGCCGTCTGGAATCCGGCTTTTGATGTAACCCCCAACGAACTGATCACCGCCCTCATTACGGATGCCGGGGTGCTCAAACCACCCTTCGGGGAAGCCCTGCGCCGTGCCGTGGGCAGCGGGAGGAGAGAATGA
- a CDS encoding amidohydrolase: MRLLIRNAYVIPVAGSDFTGDVAVEEGRIVFAGPTGAVPGTFEADETIDATGMVATPGLVNCHTHAAMTLFRGYADDLPLMEWLTRKIWPVENLLTGDDIYWGSLLAGLEMLKSGTTTFADQYFEMDRVAQAVEEIGLRASLCRGLIGVSEHAEKALAEGCEFVRRWHGAAAGRISAMLGPHAPYTCPPAYLKKVVAASEELDVGLHIHLSETRTEIEQIKAEYGCSPIALMEETGLFHRPVLAAHCVHLSEADIKILARRGVGVAHNPQSNMKLASGIAPVVRMLAAGVRVGIGTDGAASNNDLNMVEEMRTAALLQKVAQGDPTVLPAGLVLEMATAGGARVLGLEDRIGTLEVGKRADVVLWRVNQPHLCPAHNYQAHLVYSAGRADVDTVIVDGHVVMRGRRVLTVDEETVLRQAERTARRLIESV; this comes from the coding sequence ATGAGGCTTTTGATTCGGAACGCCTACGTGATTCCAGTGGCCGGGTCGGATTTCACCGGAGACGTGGCGGTGGAGGAGGGCCGGATTGTTTTCGCCGGACCCACGGGAGCGGTTCCGGGAACGTTCGAAGCGGACGAGACCATCGACGCCACGGGGATGGTGGCCACTCCCGGTTTGGTGAACTGCCATACACACGCGGCCATGACCCTCTTTCGGGGATACGCGGACGACCTGCCCCTGATGGAGTGGCTGACTCGGAAAATTTGGCCCGTAGAGAACCTGCTGACCGGGGATGACATCTACTGGGGCAGCCTGCTCGCGGGGTTGGAAATGCTGAAGTCGGGCACTACCACCTTTGCCGACCAGTACTTCGAGATGGACCGGGTTGCGCAGGCCGTGGAAGAAATTGGCCTGCGGGCTTCATTGTGCCGGGGCTTGATCGGAGTCTCGGAGCACGCCGAAAAAGCCTTGGCCGAGGGGTGCGAATTTGTGCGCCGCTGGCACGGGGCAGCGGCGGGGCGCATTTCGGCCATGCTGGGACCGCACGCCCCCTACACCTGTCCGCCGGCGTACCTGAAAAAAGTGGTGGCCGCGTCGGAAGAACTGGACGTGGGGCTGCATATTCACCTGTCCGAAACCCGGACCGAAATCGAACAGATCAAGGCGGAGTACGGCTGTTCGCCGATTGCCCTGATGGAAGAGACCGGCCTTTTTCACCGGCCGGTGCTGGCGGCGCACTGCGTGCACCTGAGCGAGGCGGACATTAAAATTCTGGCCCGGAGAGGGGTGGGGGTGGCCCACAACCCGCAGAGCAACATGAAACTCGCCAGCGGCATCGCCCCGGTGGTTCGGATGCTGGCGGCCGGGGTCCGGGTCGGCATCGGCACCGACGGTGCAGCCAGTAATAACGATTTGAACATGGTGGAGGAAATGCGTACGGCCGCCCTCCTGCAGAAAGTGGCCCAGGGAGATCCTACGGTGCTACCGGCCGGCCTGGTGCTGGAAATGGCCACCGCAGGGGGCGCCCGGGTGCTGGGACTGGAGGACCGGATCGGCACCCTGGAGGTGGGCAAGCGAGCGGACGTCGTGCTGTGGAGAGTGAACCAACCCCACCTTTGCCCCGCGCACAACTACCAGGCGCACCTGGTTTACAGTGCCGGCCGGGCCGACGTGGATACCGTCATTGTTGACGGACACGTCGTGATGCGCGGCCGCCGGGTACTCACGGTTGATGAGGAAACGGTGCTCCGCCAGGCGGAGCGGACCGCGCGGCGGTTGATCGAATCCGTTTGA
- a CDS encoding class II aldolase/adducin family protein has translation MSLAADKAKEKLVRLGQKVAEAGLVIGTWGNLSYRVAKDNVVVITPSGLDYHRMSTRDMVVIGMDGRVVEGDRKPSTELALHLAVYRTRPDVQCVIHTHSPYAGAMAVNRMPIPPILEDAVAMIRGSVPVTEYAVSGSRRLAELAAQALGRVNAVLLANHGVVGVGRTPEDAFQVCQQVERAAQVYILARAIGTPVALTDQEVARLLEYYTKEYGQKEGAEG, from the coding sequence ATGAGTCTGGCGGCCGACAAGGCCAAGGAAAAACTGGTCCGCTTGGGACAGAAGGTGGCCGAAGCGGGGCTGGTGATCGGTACCTGGGGCAACCTTTCCTACCGGGTGGCGAAGGACAATGTGGTGGTGATCACCCCCAGCGGGCTGGATTACCACCGGATGAGCACCCGGGACATGGTGGTCATCGGTATGGACGGGCGGGTGGTTGAGGGCGACCGCAAACCTTCCACCGAACTTGCCCTGCACCTTGCGGTTTACCGGACCCGGCCCGACGTTCAGTGCGTCATCCATACCCATTCACCGTACGCCGGGGCGATGGCGGTGAACCGGATGCCCATACCGCCCATCCTGGAGGACGCAGTGGCGATGATCAGGGGATCGGTGCCGGTAACCGAGTATGCCGTGTCCGGCAGCCGGCGGTTGGCGGAACTGGCGGCTCAGGCACTAGGCCGGGTCAACGCGGTATTGCTGGCCAACCACGGCGTGGTCGGCGTGGGGCGGACCCCGGAGGACGCGTTTCAGGTGTGCCAGCAGGTGGAAAGAGCGGCCCAGGTATACATCCTGGCGCGCGCCATCGGGACGCCCGTGGCTCTTACCGATCAGGAAGTAGCCCGCTTGCTGGAATACTACACCAAAGAATACGGTCAGAAAGAGGGGGCCGAGGGATGA
- the rpsP gene encoding 30S ribosomal protein S16, protein MAVKIRLKRMGAKRDPFYRIVVSDARSPRDGRFIEQIGYYDPLEEPARISVDEAKARVWLQQGAQMTETVRSLFKKSGVLERLGAERAEERG, encoded by the coding sequence GTGGCAGTAAAGATCAGACTAAAGCGCATGGGGGCCAAGAGGGACCCCTTCTACCGGATCGTGGTCTCCGATGCCCGTTCGCCCCGGGACGGACGGTTTATCGAGCAAATAGGCTACTACGATCCCCTGGAGGAGCCGGCACGGATTTCGGTGGATGAGGCCAAGGCCCGCGTGTGGCTGCAGCAGGGGGCCCAGATGACCGAGACGGTGAGATCCCTTTTCAAGAAGTCCGGAGTGCTGGAGCGCCTTGGGGCGGAACGAGCCGAGGAAAGGGGTTAA
- the rimM gene encoding ribosome maturation factor RimM (Essential for efficient processing of 16S rRNA), translated as MSEELILIGEIVNTQGHRGAVRVLPLTDFPERFRRLKSVYLEQGPVRRLVHIGRVSYHKRFVILEFREIPDMNAAEKLKGAQLKIHRSELVPLPDGHHYVFDIVGSSVFDAEGEYLGVVEDVLRTGANDVYVVKSGEGDSLLVPALKTVVRDIDLARRRITVVLPEGLRE; from the coding sequence ATGAGTGAGGAATTGATCCTGATCGGCGAGATCGTGAATACCCAGGGGCACCGCGGTGCGGTCCGGGTGCTGCCCCTGACGGACTTTCCCGAACGTTTCCGGCGACTGAAATCCGTTTACTTGGAACAGGGGCCGGTGCGCCGGCTGGTGCACATCGGGCGGGTGTCCTACCACAAGCGGTTTGTGATTCTCGAGTTCCGGGAAATCCCGGATATGAACGCGGCCGAAAAGTTGAAAGGGGCACAGCTCAAGATACACCGCTCGGAACTGGTGCCCTTGCCTGACGGCCACCACTACGTCTTCGATATCGTCGGCAGTTCCGTCTTCGATGCGGAAGGGGAATACCTGGGCGTCGTGGAGGATGTGCTGCGCACCGGGGCCAACGACGTTTACGTGGTAAAGAGCGGTGAGGGGGATTCCCTGCTGGTCCCGGCACTTAAGACCGTGGTGCGGGACATCGACCTGGCCCGGCGGCGCATCACCGTGGTCCTGCCTGAGGGGTTACGGGAATGA